One window of the Anaeromyxobacter dehalogenans 2CP-C genome contains the following:
- a CDS encoding methyl-accepting chemotaxis protein: MRFGWRLVRNVASMILLGTAVGWWVTQAFPLSAPEREALRLALVASVVLEWVAAGGAVWMLSRPLRAADDAHRRTGAIPTPLALRAAATGHRLPAYTAAVVLAAGVLATVVLTAIARARGVPLDVGLAGAAVGFASASLAAMLCYALAGTAAGEVFERLGPDAEVAVQGTVRGKIVILALGLITICVLLFAATGYVRYRGDIDREYVATAAHAQESAVASGAGATDAELAEHLWLVTGTPSAVLSPGGAVVARFGAGRIPFEGAASAAPGALRVEGGWLVSRATASGGRVVSWLPEEPVRARRRAFWGALSVSALVVYAATALLAWLAASAITLPFRTLGRAADRIASGDLAASPPSVSRDEMGQLAADFRRMAQGLKALVVDVQSASEGVSAGAREAGAIGERVRAGALDQHAGAVAAQGAVEAMEGSIALVARGVGGLSEYVSATTQQVGEMASGLDEVRRKGAELERAMAVALRDVESLAHAGRDADATLAELEQHAGHATGTLSAVRSSIGTLERAAEESERTAGMVADVAERAGGVVEETVHGIEALRAAVADAHRRVAVLGRRSDDIDQVVDFISEVAGRTSLLSLNASIIASQAGEHGKGFAVVAEQIRELAAQIARSTTSIGDIVRAVRDDVEGTAALIDRGDALAGEGVQLARNSLEALGEIRRSTAQGRETAAAIRAAVGSHAQSTHEVSLLVESVAEGSRAVAAAVQLVGRSSAGVNTASRSVNAMADQVARALEDQSARGRQQLESLGRVERMLAEIGRAVERHNAATRRVREGLRALSQTAGEHERAVEGLSGLAERLGSRSRALAERVGRFKV, encoded by the coding sequence ATGCGCTTCGGCTGGCGGCTGGTCCGGAACGTCGCGTCGATGATCCTCCTCGGCACGGCGGTGGGGTGGTGGGTGACGCAGGCGTTCCCGCTCTCCGCGCCCGAGCGCGAGGCGCTGCGGCTCGCGCTCGTGGCGAGCGTGGTGCTGGAGTGGGTGGCCGCGGGCGGGGCGGTCTGGATGCTCTCGCGGCCGCTGCGCGCCGCCGACGACGCGCACCGCCGCACCGGCGCCATCCCGACGCCGCTCGCGCTCCGGGCGGCCGCCACCGGGCACCGGCTCCCGGCCTACACCGCCGCGGTGGTGCTCGCCGCGGGCGTGCTCGCCACGGTCGTCCTCACCGCCATCGCGCGCGCGCGCGGCGTCCCGCTCGACGTCGGCCTGGCCGGCGCCGCGGTGGGCTTCGCCAGCGCGTCGCTCGCGGCGATGCTCTGCTACGCGCTCGCCGGCACCGCCGCCGGCGAGGTGTTCGAGCGGCTCGGCCCCGACGCCGAGGTGGCGGTCCAGGGCACGGTGCGCGGGAAGATCGTGATCCTCGCGCTCGGGCTCATCACCATCTGCGTGCTGCTCTTCGCCGCCACCGGGTACGTCCGCTACCGCGGCGACATCGACCGCGAGTACGTCGCGACCGCCGCCCACGCGCAGGAGAGCGCGGTGGCCTCCGGCGCGGGCGCGACCGACGCGGAGCTCGCCGAGCACCTGTGGCTCGTGACCGGCACGCCCTCGGCCGTGCTCAGCCCCGGCGGCGCGGTGGTGGCGCGCTTCGGCGCGGGCCGGATCCCGTTCGAGGGCGCGGCCAGCGCCGCGCCGGGCGCGCTGCGGGTCGAGGGCGGCTGGCTCGTGTCGCGCGCCACCGCCTCGGGCGGCCGCGTGGTCTCGTGGCTCCCGGAGGAGCCGGTGCGCGCGCGCCGGCGCGCGTTCTGGGGCGCGCTCTCCGTCAGCGCGCTGGTGGTCTACGCGGCCACGGCGCTGCTCGCCTGGCTCGCCGCGAGCGCCATCACGCTCCCGTTCCGCACGCTCGGCCGCGCCGCCGACCGCATCGCCTCGGGCGACCTCGCCGCCAGCCCGCCCTCCGTCTCGCGCGACGAGATGGGCCAGCTCGCCGCCGACTTCCGGCGCATGGCGCAGGGGCTGAAGGCGCTGGTGGTGGACGTCCAGTCGGCGAGCGAGGGCGTGTCGGCGGGCGCGCGCGAGGCCGGCGCCATCGGCGAGCGGGTGCGGGCCGGCGCGCTCGACCAGCACGCCGGGGCGGTGGCGGCCCAGGGCGCGGTGGAGGCGATGGAGGGGTCGATCGCGCTGGTGGCGCGCGGGGTCGGCGGGCTGTCGGAGTACGTCTCCGCGACCACGCAGCAGGTGGGCGAGATGGCCTCCGGGCTGGACGAGGTGCGGCGCAAGGGGGCCGAGCTGGAGCGCGCCATGGCCGTCGCGCTGCGCGACGTGGAGTCGCTCGCGCACGCGGGCCGCGACGCGGACGCGACGCTGGCCGAGCTGGAGCAGCACGCCGGCCACGCCACCGGGACGCTCTCGGCGGTGCGGTCGTCCATTGGGACGCTGGAGCGCGCCGCGGAGGAGAGCGAGCGGACCGCCGGGATGGTGGCCGACGTGGCCGAGCGGGCCGGCGGGGTGGTGGAGGAGACGGTGCACGGGATCGAGGCGCTGCGCGCGGCCGTCGCCGACGCGCACCGCCGCGTGGCCGTGCTGGGCCGGCGCTCCGACGACATCGACCAGGTGGTGGACTTCATCTCCGAGGTGGCCGGCCGCACCAGCCTGCTCTCGCTGAACGCCTCCATCATCGCCTCGCAGGCGGGCGAGCACGGCAAGGGCTTCGCGGTGGTGGCCGAGCAGATCCGCGAGCTGGCGGCGCAGATCGCCCGCTCGACCACCTCCATCGGCGACATCGTCCGCGCGGTGCGCGACGACGTGGAGGGCACGGCCGCGCTCATCGACCGCGGCGACGCGCTCGCGGGCGAGGGCGTGCAGCTGGCCCGCAACTCGCTCGAGGCGCTCGGCGAGATCCGCCGCTCCACCGCGCAGGGGCGCGAGACCGCCGCGGCGATCCGGGCCGCGGTCGGCTCGCACGCGCAGTCCACGCACGAGGTCTCGCTGCTGGTGGAGTCGGTGGCGGAGGGCTCCCGCGCGGTCGCGGCCGCGGTGCAGCTGGTGGGCCGCAGCTCGGCGGGCGTGAACACCGCGTCGCGCAGCGTGAACGCCATGGCCGACCAGGTGGCCCGCGCGCTGGAGGATCAGTCGGCGCGGGGGCGGCAGCAGCTGGAGAGCCTGGGCCGGGTGGAGCGCATGCTCGCGGAGATCGGGCGGGCGGTGGAGCGCCACAACGCGGCCACGCGCCGGGTCCGCGAGGGGTTGCGGGCGCTCTCGCAGACGGCCGGCGAGCACGAGCGCGCCGTCGAGGGGCTGTCCGGCCTCGCCGAGCGGCTCGGCTCCCGCTCGCGCGCGCTGGCCGAGCGGGTGGGGCGGTTCAAGGTGTAG
- the gspN gene encoding type II secretion system protein GspN, which translates to MKLDLGRIRLPSMPWLARLPGMSRVDWNVWRPRAGYAAFALLAFAVALRGTFPSEAVRERLILEAGARGWQFEADDLGPGGLLGVTAEGVRLEDHASHQLAIDRVSASLRLLPLLMGRQVMDVDALVYEGRVRGSTALNGAERRTVLALEGLDLARAVPLKVATGMDLQGSVSGSVDVTVPEAPAGRPTGHMELAVARAGVAGGQLPIPGMATGLRLPRVGLGEIAASVKLEGGKAAVERLEAKGGDVELATDGLAVTLGPRLEHAAVFGKATVRIQPAFWGASATAGLRPIVEAALASARTPDGAYRLQVVGTLGHPRIVLTPGQGLPARGGGGEE; encoded by the coding sequence ATGAAGCTCGACCTCGGACGGATCCGGCTCCCCTCCATGCCGTGGCTGGCGCGCCTCCCGGGCATGTCGCGGGTGGACTGGAACGTGTGGCGCCCGCGCGCCGGCTACGCCGCGTTCGCGCTGCTCGCGTTCGCGGTGGCGCTCCGCGGGACCTTCCCCTCGGAGGCGGTCCGCGAGCGGCTGATCCTCGAGGCGGGCGCGCGCGGCTGGCAGTTCGAGGCCGACGACCTCGGCCCGGGCGGCCTGCTCGGCGTGACGGCGGAGGGGGTGCGGCTCGAGGACCACGCCTCGCACCAGCTCGCCATCGATCGGGTGAGCGCCTCGCTGAGGCTGCTGCCGCTGCTCATGGGCCGGCAGGTGATGGACGTGGACGCGCTGGTCTACGAGGGCCGGGTGCGCGGCAGCACGGCGCTGAACGGCGCCGAGCGGCGCACGGTCCTGGCGCTCGAGGGGCTCGACCTGGCCCGCGCCGTCCCGCTGAAGGTCGCCACCGGCATGGACCTGCAGGGCTCGGTCTCCGGCTCGGTGGACGTCACCGTACCGGAGGCGCCGGCGGGCCGGCCCACCGGCCACATGGAGCTGGCGGTGGCCCGCGCCGGCGTGGCCGGGGGCCAGCTCCCCATCCCCGGCATGGCCACCGGGCTGCGCCTCCCGCGCGTCGGCCTGGGCGAGATCGCCGCCAGCGTGAAGCTGGAGGGCGGCAAGGCGGCGGTGGAGCGGCTCGAGGCGAAGGGCGGCGACGTGGAGCTCGCCACCGACGGCCTGGCCGTGACCCTCGGGCCGCGGCTCGAGCACGCGGCGGTGTTCGGCAAGGCGACGGTGCGCATCCAGCCCGCCTTCTGGGGCGCGAGCGCGACCGCGGGCCTGCGGCCCATCGTGGAGGCGGCCCTCGCCTCGGCGCGCACGCCGGACGGTGCCTACCGGCTCCAGGTGGTGGGCACGCTGGGCCACCCGCGCATCGTGCTGACGCCCGGCCAGGGCCTGCCGGCGAGGGGCGGCGGCGGCGAGGAGTAG
- the gspM gene encoding type II secretion system protein GspM — protein MDFLRKLRSDVAAWMAKLAPRERVLVTVAALGVALFAIWLVSLSISRGISAREARIEDKTKVLSQVGKLAEGYRRRQAERQAIESRLKGPPVQLLSHISQAGTALGVEVTDLRPTTTPGDLEGLHEEAVEVSIARVDLGRLARLMQTLERGPGVVKVRRVRVTTRTDDPALVDATVVVSTYQLKA, from the coding sequence ATGGACTTCCTCCGCAAGCTGCGCTCGGACGTGGCGGCCTGGATGGCGAAGCTCGCGCCGCGCGAGCGGGTGCTCGTCACGGTCGCGGCCCTGGGCGTGGCGCTGTTCGCGATCTGGCTGGTGTCGCTCTCCATCAGCCGCGGCATCTCCGCGCGCGAGGCGCGCATCGAGGACAAGACCAAGGTCCTCTCGCAGGTCGGCAAGCTGGCCGAGGGCTACCGGCGCCGGCAGGCGGAGCGGCAGGCCATCGAGTCGCGGCTGAAGGGGCCGCCGGTGCAGCTGCTCAGCCACATCTCGCAGGCCGGCACGGCGCTCGGCGTCGAGGTCACCGATCTCCGTCCCACCACCACGCCGGGCGACCTCGAGGGCCTGCACGAGGAGGCGGTGGAGGTCAGCATCGCGCGCGTGGACCTGGGCCGGCTCGCCCGGCTGATGCAGACGCTCGAGCGCGGCCCCGGCGTGGTGAAGGTGCGCCGCGTCCGCGTCACCACGCGCACCGACGACCCCGCGCTCGTGGACGCGACCGTGGTGGTCTCCACCTACCAGCTCAAGGCCTGA
- the pilM gene encoding pilus assembly protein PilM, which yields MAQHILGLDLGAHAVKAVLLESTYRGYAVLGAASAPLPAAEGDDAPPLLARQAAAVHQLLEERGWRVDESVVGFPGSSVSSNVVTLPFTDARRIEQTIGFEVEGQIPFDLASVAWDWQPLGVRDGKTDLLVGVVRKEELGALLAALGHGGLDPRAVIPAGPAYAALLAGGAVEPLPAPAGGPAPAEGVLDVGAERTSLCVTVAGACEAARTFAFGGAHLARALARALGIAEADAGALLAGELGGPPPPPELAAKARDPRASAALSAALQPLVREVRATLRAWQARVGPRRLERLALAGELAALPGLPELLAPDVDGPVVPLALAGPAAASVPADRAPGLALALALALRGHQGARAPRLNLRRGELAYTRDFEHLKGKLARLGLYAAAILVLAVVSAGVKVFALSRQEASLDRALCDAEQKILGRCYANFEEAQAILRGRGTAAAALPRVSAVDVLAELADKVPAEVPVRFDRIEITRDKLHLEGTTDGAESVDKVVEGLRGSRCFGDARSGSARKRASDGKFEFSIDSGLTCLESGPRDAGERG from the coding sequence ATGGCCCAGCACATCCTCGGCCTCGACCTGGGCGCGCACGCGGTGAAGGCCGTGCTCCTGGAGAGCACCTACCGCGGCTACGCCGTGCTCGGGGCCGCCAGCGCGCCGCTCCCCGCAGCGGAGGGCGACGACGCGCCGCCGCTGCTGGCGCGGCAGGCGGCCGCCGTCCACCAGCTGCTGGAGGAGCGCGGGTGGCGGGTGGACGAGTCGGTGGTGGGGTTCCCCGGCTCGTCCGTCTCCTCGAACGTGGTGACGCTCCCGTTCACCGACGCGCGCCGCATCGAGCAGACCATCGGGTTCGAGGTGGAGGGGCAGATCCCCTTCGACCTCGCGTCGGTCGCGTGGGACTGGCAGCCGCTCGGCGTGCGCGACGGCAAGACCGACCTGCTGGTGGGCGTGGTGCGCAAGGAGGAGCTGGGCGCGCTGCTCGCCGCGCTCGGCCACGGCGGCCTCGACCCGCGCGCGGTGATCCCCGCCGGCCCCGCCTACGCGGCGCTGCTGGCGGGCGGGGCGGTGGAGCCGCTCCCGGCGCCGGCCGGGGGACCCGCGCCGGCGGAGGGCGTGCTCGACGTCGGCGCCGAGCGCACCAGCCTGTGCGTCACCGTGGCCGGCGCCTGCGAGGCGGCCCGGACGTTCGCGTTCGGCGGCGCGCACCTGGCGCGCGCGCTGGCGCGGGCGCTCGGGATCGCCGAGGCGGACGCGGGCGCGCTCCTCGCCGGCGAGCTGGGCGGCCCCCCGCCGCCGCCGGAGCTGGCGGCGAAGGCGCGGGACCCGCGGGCCTCGGCGGCGCTCTCCGCGGCGCTGCAGCCGCTCGTGCGCGAGGTGCGCGCCACGCTGCGCGCCTGGCAGGCGCGGGTGGGGCCGCGGCGCCTGGAGCGCCTCGCGCTGGCGGGCGAGCTGGCCGCGCTGCCGGGCCTCCCGGAGCTGCTCGCGCCGGACGTGGACGGCCCGGTGGTGCCGCTGGCGCTGGCCGGGCCGGCCGCGGCCTCGGTCCCCGCCGACCGCGCCCCGGGGCTGGCGCTGGCGCTGGCGCTCGCGCTCCGCGGCCACCAGGGGGCGCGCGCGCCGCGCCTGAACCTGCGCCGCGGCGAGCTCGCGTACACCCGCGACTTCGAGCACCTCAAGGGCAAGCTGGCGCGGCTCGGCCTGTACGCGGCGGCCATCCTGGTGCTGGCGGTGGTGAGCGCCGGGGTGAAGGTGTTCGCGCTCTCGCGCCAGGAGGCGTCCCTCGACCGGGCGCTCTGCGACGCGGAGCAGAAGATCCTGGGCCGCTGCTACGCGAACTTCGAGGAGGCGCAGGCGATCCTGCGCGGGCGCGGCACCGCGGCGGCGGCGCTGCCGCGGGTCTCGGCCGTGGACGTGCTGGCCGAGCTGGCCGACAAGGTGCCGGCGGAGGTCCCGGTGCGGTTCGACCGCATCGAGATCACCCGCGACAAGCTGCACCTGGAGGGCACCACCGACGGCGCCGAGAGCGTGGACAAGGTCGTCGAGGGGCTGCGCGGCTCGCGCTGCTTCGGCGACGCCCGCTCCGGCAGCGCCCGCAAGCGCGCCTCCGACGGCAAGTTCGAGTTCTCCATCGACTCCGGGCTGACCTGCCTCGAGTCCGGCCCGCGCGACGCGGGCGAGAGGGGCTGA
- a CDS encoding type II secretion system protein GspK: MRAPLRPSPRLARRRPRGAALLVVMVSLAILTALSVDLAYETRVRLQIAVNGRDELRATYLAKSAVSFSRLVLAFQQQIDQASGAACQALGALTGGAGAATAAGTAGAGGAGGQAGAACPRPQIWELVPVSSGLVQALFGEAGPAAQAAAAEGAPPQARFGDFEGGFASKIEDEGRKVNVQLDALQTSGLLGPQVEAILRLVCDARWDPLFDREDADGQRWTRNDLLLHLRDWVDDDEAGSALAVSYPGGDGCTFVVPANPFEKGFSDENRPYDHGRDRYRAKNARFDSLAELSLVAGVSDAFLAAFGDRLTVYLPREAKINVNTSDASEQMRIAWMMADPAAQPLLLDPAFPQKLQRALSDVRMGGLMALTPPQFAAVVAALGVPVRADYLTQNPKSPFTDRSAAFRIRAFGNAGAVSKTIDAVVTFDPNQNQPAGTAPIAGTAGTAPAAGTPPAAGNPLITALQGQAAGMSSGRLIHWREE; the protein is encoded by the coding sequence ATGCGCGCCCCCCTCCGCCCGAGCCCGCGGCTCGCTCGCCGGCGCCCTCGCGGCGCCGCGCTCCTCGTGGTCATGGTGTCGCTCGCCATCCTCACCGCGCTCTCGGTGGACCTCGCCTACGAGACCCGCGTGCGGCTGCAGATCGCGGTGAACGGCCGGGACGAGCTCCGCGCCACGTACCTCGCGAAGAGCGCGGTGTCCTTCTCGCGCCTGGTGCTCGCGTTCCAGCAGCAGATCGACCAGGCGAGCGGCGCGGCCTGCCAGGCGCTCGGCGCGCTCACCGGCGGCGCCGGCGCGGCGACCGCCGCGGGCACGGCCGGGGCCGGCGGCGCGGGCGGCCAGGCCGGGGCCGCGTGTCCGCGCCCGCAGATCTGGGAGCTGGTCCCGGTCAGCTCGGGCCTGGTGCAGGCGCTGTTCGGCGAGGCCGGTCCTGCGGCGCAGGCGGCGGCCGCGGAGGGCGCGCCGCCGCAGGCCCGCTTCGGCGACTTCGAGGGCGGGTTCGCCTCGAAGATCGAGGACGAGGGGCGCAAGGTGAACGTCCAGCTGGACGCGCTCCAGACCAGCGGCCTGCTCGGCCCGCAGGTGGAGGCGATCCTCCGGCTCGTGTGCGACGCGCGCTGGGATCCGCTGTTCGACCGCGAGGACGCGGACGGGCAGCGCTGGACCCGCAACGACCTCCTCCTGCACCTGCGCGACTGGGTGGACGACGACGAGGCCGGCTCCGCGCTGGCGGTGAGCTACCCGGGCGGCGACGGGTGCACGTTCGTGGTCCCCGCCAACCCGTTCGAGAAGGGCTTCTCCGACGAGAACCGGCCGTACGACCACGGCCGCGACCGCTACCGCGCCAAGAACGCCCGCTTCGACTCGCTCGCCGAGCTGAGCCTGGTCGCGGGGGTGAGCGACGCGTTCCTGGCCGCCTTCGGCGACCGGCTCACCGTGTACCTGCCGCGCGAGGCGAAGATCAACGTGAACACCTCGGACGCGTCCGAGCAGATGCGGATCGCGTGGATGATGGCCGACCCGGCGGCGCAGCCGCTGCTGCTCGACCCCGCGTTCCCGCAGAAGCTCCAGCGCGCGCTCTCCGACGTGCGCATGGGCGGCCTGATGGCGCTCACGCCGCCGCAGTTCGCGGCGGTCGTCGCGGCGCTGGGCGTGCCCGTGCGCGCCGACTACCTGACGCAGAACCCGAAGTCGCCGTTCACCGACCGCTCGGCGGCGTTCCGCATCCGCGCGTTCGGCAACGCCGGCGCGGTCAGCAAGACCATCGACGCGGTGGTCACCTTCGACCCGAACCAGAACCAGCCGGCCGGCACGGCCCCGATCGCGGGGACCGCCGGGACGGCGCCGGCGGCCGGGACGCCGCCCGCCGCCGGCAACCCCCTCATCACCGCGCTCCAGGGCCAGGCCGCCGGGATGTCTTCCGGTCGCCTCATCCACTGGCGCGAGGAGTAG
- a CDS encoding PulJ/GspJ family protein, which yields MSGRRAAAGGFTLLEVLIAMAITAAVGAMTLGAFHQVDRAQEIARSQGDRYAAARLALTRLARETSMAFLSEHYDRNRLRERPTLFRGREDALLFTTQAHRRLLRDARESDASVVEYTLESARDGGGEQALFRREKWRVDEEPEREGRKDVVADHVTGFRVQYWDAKKKDWVREWNTRSVERANELPARVRFELEVKLADGRTERFSTEARVALTRPLDF from the coding sequence GTGAGCGGGCGCCGCGCCGCCGCGGGCGGGTTCACGCTCCTCGAGGTGCTGATCGCGATGGCGATCACCGCCGCGGTGGGGGCGATGACGCTGGGCGCCTTCCACCAGGTGGACCGGGCCCAGGAGATCGCCCGCTCCCAGGGGGATCGCTACGCGGCGGCGCGCCTCGCGCTCACGCGCCTGGCGCGCGAGACCTCGATGGCGTTCCTGTCCGAGCACTACGACAGGAACCGGCTGCGCGAGCGCCCCACGCTGTTCCGCGGGCGCGAGGACGCGCTGCTGTTCACCACGCAGGCGCACCGGCGGCTGCTCCGCGACGCGCGCGAGTCCGACGCGTCGGTGGTGGAGTACACGCTCGAGTCGGCCCGGGACGGCGGCGGGGAGCAGGCGCTGTTCCGGCGCGAGAAGTGGCGCGTGGACGAGGAGCCGGAGCGCGAGGGACGCAAGGACGTCGTCGCCGACCACGTCACCGGCTTCCGGGTCCAGTACTGGGACGCGAAGAAGAAGGACTGGGTGCGCGAGTGGAACACCCGCTCGGTGGAGCGCGCGAACGAGCTGCCCGCGCGCGTCCGCTTCGAGCTCGAGGTGAAGCTCGCCGACGGCCGCACCGAGCGGTTCTCCACGGAGGCGCGGGTCGCGTTGACGCGGCCGCTGGACTTCTGA
- a CDS encoding type IV pilus modification PilV family protein translates to MTPAAARRGSQAGRRAGGFTLLEVMVALAILAMGLMALSDVVGGALRNHARAGRLDVATLLARGKMVELEEAFERKGFRDFDEEEDGSFEREGHPEVRWKLEVLRPRVELGPERILQLLTGSEGGDLSALLGGTSGGKDAQGGGPQTVTPGTAAVAGTLNAQLTAMGEQIKKAVREVRLTVSWSEGARQDSFTVVTHLVVLAPTEPGT, encoded by the coding sequence GTGACGCCCGCCGCCGCGCGCCGCGGGAGCCAGGCCGGTCGCCGCGCCGGCGGCTTCACGCTCCTCGAGGTGATGGTCGCGCTCGCGATCCTCGCCATGGGGCTCATGGCGCTCTCCGACGTGGTGGGCGGCGCGCTCCGCAACCACGCGCGCGCCGGGCGCCTGGACGTGGCCACGCTGCTCGCGCGCGGGAAGATGGTGGAGCTGGAGGAGGCGTTCGAGCGCAAGGGCTTCCGCGACTTCGACGAGGAGGAGGACGGCTCCTTCGAGCGCGAGGGGCACCCGGAGGTGCGCTGGAAGCTGGAGGTGCTCCGCCCGCGGGTGGAGCTCGGCCCGGAGCGCATCCTGCAGCTGCTCACCGGCTCCGAGGGCGGCGACCTCTCGGCGCTGCTCGGCGGGACGAGCGGGGGGAAGGACGCGCAGGGCGGCGGGCCGCAGACGGTCACGCCGGGCACCGCCGCGGTGGCCGGCACGCTCAACGCGCAGCTCACCGCCATGGGCGAGCAGATCAAGAAGGCGGTGCGCGAGGTGCGCCTCACCGTCTCGTGGTCCGAGGGCGCGCGGCAGGACTCCTTCACGGTCGTGACGCACCTGGTGGTGCTCGCGCCGACGGAGCCGGGCACGTGA
- a CDS encoding prepilin-type N-terminal cleavage/methylation domain-containing protein — translation MDRRRRQRGFTLIELLIVIGVIGLLAAMVVPAAESATGANARKAAGELSGAMRSLYDTAALRNATCRIALDLGQRTWWAECAPGAVGISDPARPQDDAALAKRFPDEKDEEIRRLLARSAFGKFEDRLVGERKLPGSTGFGPVHVEGRRDAIEQGLAYVYFFPGGQAQRAWVPVVDRSNVYTVVTEPFTGRSRVVPGKVEVAE, via the coding sequence TTGGACCGCCGCCGCCGCCAGCGAGGGTTCACCCTCATCGAGCTGCTGATCGTGATCGGCGTGATCGGCCTGCTCGCGGCGATGGTCGTGCCCGCGGCGGAGTCGGCCACCGGCGCGAACGCGCGCAAGGCGGCGGGCGAGCTGTCCGGGGCGATGCGCTCCCTGTACGACACCGCCGCGCTGCGGAACGCCACCTGCCGGATCGCGCTCGACCTCGGCCAGCGCACCTGGTGGGCGGAGTGCGCGCCCGGAGCGGTGGGCATCTCGGACCCGGCGCGGCCGCAGGACGACGCGGCGCTCGCGAAGCGCTTCCCGGACGAGAAGGACGAGGAGATCCGCCGGCTGCTCGCGCGGAGCGCGTTCGGGAAGTTCGAGGACCGCCTCGTCGGCGAGCGCAAGCTGCCCGGCTCGACCGGGTTCGGGCCCGTCCACGTGGAGGGCCGGCGCGACGCGATCGAGCAGGGGCTGGCCTACGTGTACTTCTTCCCGGGCGGCCAGGCCCAGCGCGCCTGGGTCCCGGTGGTGGACCGCTCCAACGTCTACACCGTGGTCACCGAGCCGTTCACGGGGCGCTCGCGCGTCGTGCCGGGCAAGGTGGAGGTGGCCGAGTGA
- the gspG gene encoding type II secretion system major pseudopilin GspG produces MHARNRRRAQRGMTLIEIMVVIVILGLIASAVAVNVVGQMSKARVDTAKNDVRKIADGVDTFKVLKGRYPTTEEGLGILIKENILKANKEGSLKDPWNNDYVYLYPGQAHQDGYDVKSYGADGQPGGEGENADVVNP; encoded by the coding sequence ATGCACGCCCGCAACCGGCGCCGCGCCCAGCGCGGCATGACCCTCATCGAGATCATGGTGGTGATCGTGATCCTCGGCCTCATCGCCTCCGCGGTGGCCGTGAACGTGGTCGGCCAGATGTCCAAGGCCCGCGTGGACACCGCCAAGAACGACGTCCGCAAGATCGCGGACGGCGTGGACACGTTCAAGGTGCTGAAGGGCCGCTACCCGACCACCGAGGAGGGCCTCGGGATCCTCATCAAGGAGAACATCCTCAAGGCGAACAAGGAGGGGTCGCTGAAGGACCCCTGGAACAACGACTACGTCTACCTGTACCCGGGCCAGGCGCACCAGGACGGCTACGACGTGAAGAGCTACGGCGCCGACGGCCAGCCCGGCGGCGAGGGCGAGAACGCCGACGTCGTGAACCCGTGA
- the gspF gene encoding type II secretion system inner membrane protein GspF, translated as MPVFEYKAYDAQGKAIQGLREADSPKALRSVLRRDGVFLTEVLGEQQVKAQQAREVSVRRWMVGRVGPVNLAIATRQLSVLVGAGIPLVEALTALVDQVEHERLKRVLGDVKQRVNEGAALADALAAHPRVFSTLYVNMIRAGEHSGALEVVLVRLADFTESQARLRSKIMGTMAYPAAMMVIGSVILGVLFTVVIPKITKIFEDTKAQLPWNTRALIAASHFVADYWWLLLALAALSIWGFVRWRRTPAGRAAWDRAALRFWIFGPLTRQIAISRFARTLSTLLRSGVPLLTAMEIVKNIVGNTRLADVIDQARDAIREGESIAAPLKRSGEFPPLVYHMVAIGERSGALEEMLGNVAKAYEDQVETTVTALTSLLEPLMIVAMGVVVAFIVFSVLLPILQINNLAGG; from the coding sequence ATGCCGGTCTTCGAGTACAAGGCGTACGACGCCCAGGGCAAGGCGATCCAGGGCCTGCGCGAGGCGGACTCGCCGAAGGCGCTGCGCAGCGTGCTGCGCCGCGACGGCGTGTTCCTCACCGAGGTGCTGGGCGAGCAGCAGGTGAAGGCGCAGCAGGCGCGCGAGGTGAGCGTGCGCCGCTGGATGGTGGGCCGGGTCGGGCCGGTGAACCTCGCCATCGCGACCCGCCAGCTCTCGGTGCTGGTGGGCGCGGGCATCCCGCTGGTGGAGGCGCTCACCGCGCTGGTGGACCAGGTCGAGCACGAGCGGCTGAAGCGCGTGCTCGGCGACGTGAAGCAGCGCGTGAACGAGGGCGCGGCGCTGGCCGACGCGCTCGCCGCCCACCCCCGCGTGTTCTCGACGCTGTACGTGAACATGATCCGCGCCGGCGAGCACTCCGGCGCGCTCGAGGTGGTGCTGGTCCGGCTGGCCGACTTCACCGAGAGCCAGGCCCGGCTGCGCTCGAAGATCATGGGCACCATGGCCTACCCGGCCGCCATGATGGTCATCGGGTCGGTCATCCTGGGGGTGCTGTTCACCGTGGTCATCCCGAAGATCACGAAGATCTTCGAGGACACCAAGGCGCAGCTCCCGTGGAACACCCGGGCGCTCATCGCCGCGTCGCACTTCGTCGCCGACTACTGGTGGCTGCTGCTCGCGCTGGCCGCGCTCTCGATCTGGGGCTTCGTCCGGTGGCGCCGGACGCCGGCCGGGCGCGCCGCCTGGGACCGCGCCGCGCTGCGCTTCTGGATCTTCGGGCCGCTGACCCGGCAGATCGCCATCAGCCGCTTCGCCCGCACGCTCTCCACGCTGCTGCGCAGCGGCGTTCCGCTGCTCACCGCCATGGAGATCGTGAAGAACATCGTCGGCAACACGCGCCTCGCCGACGTGATCGACCAGGCGCGGGACGCCATCCGGGAGGGCGAGTCCATCGCCGCCCCGCTCAAGCGCTCCGGCGAGTTCCCGCCGCTCGTCTACCACATGGTGGCGATCGGCGAGCGCTCCGGCGCGCTCGAGGAGATGCTCGGCAACGTCGCCAAGGCCTACGAGGACCAGGTCGAGACGACGGTGACCGCGCTCACCTCGCTGCTCGAGCCGCTCATGATCGTCGCGATGGGCGTGGTGGTCGCCTTCATCGTGTTCTCCGTCCTTCTCCCCATCCTCCAGATCAACAACCTCGCAGGAGGCTAG